A single Candidatus Poribacteria bacterium DNA region contains:
- a CDS encoding SDR family oxidoreductase, giving the protein MKLENRIAIITGGGRGIGRSTALAFAKEGADIVLAARTDTEITAVAEEVTQLGRQALAIKTDIQLKTDVDAMVAQTLDTFGKVDILVNNAGIAIHNPIPKIREEDWDLTMAVNLKGVFLGTQAVFSHMCEQKYGHIVNVSSVSGKFGHVNGGAYCASKFAVVGFTETTNNEGRSHGVKASVVCPGPVDTKMRRDNHPDDVIEHLTLPEDVADLILFLVTQPPRAHTLETVIRTPLM; this is encoded by the coding sequence ATGAAACTTGAAAACCGTATCGCTATTATTACAGGCGGCGGGCGCGGGATCGGTCGTTCGACTGCCTTGGCGTTTGCCAAAGAAGGCGCAGACATTGTGCTCGCTGCACGGACAGATACTGAGATAACCGCTGTCGCCGAAGAGGTGACGCAGCTCGGCAGACAGGCACTCGCCATCAAAACCGATATCCAACTGAAAACGGATGTTGATGCCATGGTTGCCCAAACGCTTGACACCTTCGGTAAGGTGGACATCCTTGTCAATAACGCAGGTATCGCAATCCACAACCCAATTCCGAAGATCCGAGAAGAAGATTGGGACCTGACAATGGCAGTCAATCTCAAGGGCGTGTTCCTCGGCACACAAGCCGTTTTCAGCCACATGTGTGAGCAGAAATACGGACACATTGTCAATGTCTCCTCGGTCTCCGGTAAATTTGGACACGTCAACGGCGGTGCGTATTGCGCCTCTAAATTCGCTGTTGTCGGTTTCACCGAGACAACGAACAACGAAGGGAGGTCACACGGTGTAAAAGCATCGGTTGTCTGTCCGGGTCCTGTGGATACCAAGATGCGCCGCGATAACCATCCGGACGATGTGATTGAGCATCTTACACTTCCAGAAGATGTCGCGGATCTCATCCTATTTCTGGTGACACAGCCCCCTCGCGCGCACACGCTTGAAACCGTCATCCGAACGCCCTTGATGTGA
- a CDS encoding mandelate racemase/muconate lactonizing enzyme family protein — protein sequence MRIKTVRTALYDIPPEVERVDAIQTFVSMEFPFIEIEDADGVVGTGFSYTIGKGGEAIKQTMDAYLTPILLEEDASNIDRIWNRMWMETHWVGRGGIVGLGMAAVDIALWDLMAKRAGVPLYQLLGGARSAVPVYNTDGGWLHLSEEELVKQSVEFVEQGFKGIKIKVGRDSLYEDVARIFAVRKAIGQEPYLMIDANMKWNAREAIQLACRVEEADLFWFEEPIEADDVASHVTLREKTTIPIAVGETIYNKYVFKEYIAQGAADILQADAVRVGGISEWMKVAHMAECFGLSVSPHFLMDLHVHLSAAVPHSLFVEYIPSLDPVLDDTLTLRNGHFSPPDRPGHGILFNKEKLAPYQIF from the coding sequence ATGAGAATTAAAACAGTTCGCACAGCTCTTTACGACATCCCACCTGAAGTTGAACGCGTTGATGCCATTCAAACTTTCGTCTCTATGGAATTTCCCTTCATCGAGATTGAAGACGCAGATGGCGTTGTAGGCACCGGATTCTCTTACACTATCGGTAAGGGCGGGGAAGCGATTAAGCAGACGATGGATGCTTACCTCACGCCTATTCTCCTTGAAGAGGATGCTTCCAACATCGACAGGATTTGGAATCGGATGTGGATGGAGACACACTGGGTTGGCAGAGGTGGTATCGTCGGTTTAGGTATGGCAGCGGTAGACATCGCCCTCTGGGATCTCATGGCAAAGCGTGCAGGAGTGCCGCTCTACCAACTCCTCGGTGGGGCAAGATCCGCTGTCCCCGTTTACAATACAGATGGTGGCTGGCTACACCTTTCCGAGGAGGAACTCGTTAAGCAATCCGTGGAATTTGTAGAGCAAGGCTTCAAAGGTATCAAGATTAAGGTCGGGCGAGACAGTCTCTATGAAGATGTCGCACGCATCTTCGCTGTCAGAAAGGCAATCGGTCAGGAACCCTATCTCATGATTGATGCCAACATGAAGTGGAACGCCCGCGAAGCCATTCAACTCGCGTGTCGTGTCGAGGAAGCAGACCTTTTCTGGTTTGAGGAACCGATCGAGGCAGACGATGTGGCCAGTCATGTGACACTCCGCGAGAAAACCACTATCCCGATCGCTGTTGGTGAGACGATTTATAATAAATACGTCTTTAAGGAATACATCGCACAAGGTGCGGCGGATATCCTACAAGCTGACGCTGTTCGCGTCGGTGGTATCTCTGAATGGATGAAAGTTGCACATATGGCGGAATGCTTCGGTCTTTCCGTCTCACCTCACTTTTTAATGGATTTGCACGTTCATCTCTCTGCTGCTGTGCCGCATTCGCTTTTTGTTGAATATATCCCTTCGCTTGACCCGGTTCTTGATGATACCTTGACACTCAGGAACGGACATTTTTCACCGCCTGATCGTCCGGGACACGGCATTCTGTTCAATAAAGAGAAACTCGCACCTTATCAAATATTTTAA
- a CDS encoding TatD family hydrolase, with protein MLIDSHAHIQLSQFNRDRDAVLKRAHEASVSHILVIGFDMETSLGAVELAEQHTRIYATVGMHPHDAKDLTPDALKTFHELAAHPKVIALGEMGLDYYRNLSPRPVQKEAFEKQLDLAEELQMPIVIHNRDAYMDILPILEARQGRIRGVLHCFTGDVELMHRSLAIGFHIGIGGIVTYPNAKDVQAVAQEVPSDKLLIETDCPWLTPQFRRGKRNEPAYVHAVAEKIAEFRGTSIETIGETTTKNFQKLFRC; from the coding sequence ATGCTTATTGACTCGCACGCACACATCCAACTCTCCCAATTTAATCGTGATCGTGACGCAGTGCTAAAACGCGCTCATGAAGCCTCAGTCTCCCATATTCTTGTCATAGGGTTTGACATGGAAACCAGCCTCGGTGCTGTGGAGTTGGCGGAGCAACACACGCGTATCTATGCCACCGTTGGGATGCATCCGCATGACGCAAAGGATCTGACCCCCGATGCCCTAAAGACTTTTCACGAACTCGCCGCACATCCGAAGGTAATCGCACTCGGCGAAATGGGATTAGACTATTACCGCAACCTATCGCCGCGTCCCGTGCAAAAAGAGGCGTTTGAAAAACAGTTAGACCTTGCCGAAGAATTACAGATGCCGATTGTCATCCACAATCGCGATGCCTATATGGACATCCTCCCTATTTTAGAAGCACGCCAGGGAAGAATCCGAGGCGTGTTGCACTGCTTTACCGGCGATGTCGAATTAATGCACAGAAGTCTCGCTATCGGTTTTCACATCGGTATCGGAGGGATTGTAACGTATCCGAATGCCAAAGATGTCCAAGCAGTCGCACAAGAAGTGCCATCAGATAAACTGCTCATAGAAACCGATTGCCCGTGGCTGACCCCGCAATTTCGACGCGGAAAGCGGAACGAACCTGCTTATGTCCATGCCGTAGCAGAAAAGATTGCAGAGTTTCGCGGCACCTCTATAGAAACAATCGGCGAAACAACGACAAAGAATTTCCAAAAACTCTTTAGATGTTAG